In a genomic window of Prochlorococcus marinus subsp. marinus str. CCMP1375:
- a CDS encoding oxidoreductase: MTWSINSIPSQEGRTVFVTGANSGLGFDTAQALLEKGATVILGCRTLEKAERSRQKLLDETDCGKIDVLEIDLADLEKVNEALDKIAVKYKKLDLLINNAGVMAPPQTFSKQGFELQFAVNHLSHMALTLKLLPLIAKQPGSRVVTVSSGAQYMGKINLDDLQGGEGYDRWSSYSQSKLANVMFALELSKRLQQSNLDIASLSAHPGLARTNLQSTSVKLNGSWQEAIAYKLMDPMFQSSRMGALPQLLAATDPTAKTGEQYGPRFNFRGYPKICRIAPSALNSDEREQLWQLSEKLIGDAVDISKGKELLSTKK; the protein is encoded by the coding sequence ATGACTTGGTCTATCAATTCAATTCCTAGCCAAGAAGGCCGAACAGTTTTTGTAACGGGTGCAAATAGTGGCTTGGGCTTCGACACAGCACAAGCTTTACTTGAGAAGGGTGCAACTGTAATTCTTGGCTGTCGCACATTAGAAAAAGCTGAGAGATCACGACAGAAACTTCTTGATGAAACTGATTGTGGAAAAATTGATGTACTAGAGATAGATCTTGCTGATTTAGAAAAAGTAAATGAAGCGCTAGATAAAATTGCTGTCAAATATAAAAAATTAGATCTCTTGATTAATAATGCTGGTGTAATGGCTCCTCCTCAAACATTTAGCAAACAAGGGTTTGAACTCCAATTCGCAGTTAATCATCTTAGCCATATGGCTTTGACCCTTAAGCTGTTGCCATTAATTGCTAAACAACCCGGGAGTCGTGTTGTAACTGTTTCTTCTGGAGCTCAATATATGGGCAAAATTAATTTGGATGATCTTCAAGGGGGGGAGGGATATGATCGGTGGTCTTCTTATTCTCAAAGCAAACTTGCGAATGTTATGTTCGCTTTGGAGCTGAGTAAAAGATTACAGCAATCAAATTTAGATATTGCTTCGCTTTCTGCCCATCCGGGCTTGGCTCGAACGAACTTGCAATCTACATCAGTAAAACTTAATGGATCTTGGCAAGAGGCTATAGCCTATAAATTAATGGATCCAATGTTTCAGAGTTCTCGTATGGGGGCCCTCCCTCAGCTTCTCGCTGCAACAGATCCAACGGCAAAAACTGGGGAGCAATATGGACCTAGGTTTAATTTCAGAGGTTATCCGAAGATTTGCCGTATAGCACCATCAGCTTTAAATAGCGATGAAAGAGAACAACTATGGCAATTGAGTGAAAAACTCATTGGAGATGCAGTTGACATAAGTAAAGGGAAAGAGCTTTTGAGTACAAAGAAATAG
- a CDS encoding alanine/glycine:cation symporter family protein, producing the protein MEKTVELINNPINSFAWGWPTVTLIALTGIVLMAGLNFMPLLRLPYGFKTLLNSSEKLKGEGQISPFQALMTSLSATIGTGNIAGVAAAIAVGGPGAIFWMWLIAIFGIATKYAEGVLAVHFREVDSLGNHVGGPMYYIKNGLGSRWAWLGGLFALFGMLAGFGIGNGVQCFEVSSALALAGVPKLLTGIVLGILVFSVIVGGVQRIAKAASAIVPSMALLYVFACLIIILSNFSDVPSAFATIFSNAFTGKAAASGTLTQVILMGFKRGIFSNEAGLGSAPIAHASAKTNDPVQQGTIAMLGTFIDTIVICTMTALVIITTGAYQTGESGSDLSITAFNSGIAGSGWIVLVGLVLFAFTTVLGWSLYGERCTEYLFGTKAIMPFRLVWVSVVVIGSVAGDRGIVWAVADTLNGLMAIPNLIALLLLSKTVFKLTRNYRFNDSV; encoded by the coding sequence ATTGAGAAAACTGTAGAACTAATTAATAACCCTATCAACAGTTTTGCATGGGGTTGGCCAACAGTTACCCTCATTGCTCTCACTGGAATCGTCTTGATGGCGGGGCTCAATTTCATGCCTCTGCTTCGGCTCCCTTATGGGTTTAAAACATTACTTAATAGCTCAGAAAAATTAAAAGGAGAGGGACAGATAAGTCCGTTCCAAGCCTTAATGACATCACTGTCAGCAACGATTGGGACTGGCAATATTGCTGGTGTTGCTGCAGCAATAGCAGTGGGGGGGCCTGGCGCCATTTTTTGGATGTGGTTAATAGCAATTTTTGGAATTGCTACCAAATATGCCGAAGGAGTTTTAGCTGTTCACTTTCGTGAAGTTGATTCGCTAGGAAACCACGTTGGTGGTCCTATGTACTACATAAAAAATGGCCTAGGTAGCAGATGGGCTTGGTTAGGAGGATTATTTGCTCTTTTTGGAATGCTGGCAGGGTTTGGCATTGGTAATGGCGTCCAGTGCTTCGAAGTTTCAAGTGCTCTTGCATTAGCGGGAGTACCGAAGCTCCTTACAGGAATTGTTTTAGGGATCCTCGTTTTTTCTGTCATTGTTGGCGGTGTCCAACGTATTGCAAAAGCAGCCTCTGCAATAGTGCCCTCCATGGCACTTTTGTATGTGTTTGCTTGTTTGATAATTATCCTTAGTAATTTCTCGGATGTCCCATCAGCCTTTGCAACAATATTTTCAAATGCTTTTACGGGCAAAGCCGCTGCTAGTGGGACATTGACTCAAGTAATACTAATGGGCTTTAAAAGAGGCATATTTTCAAATGAAGCAGGTTTAGGAAGTGCTCCAATAGCTCATGCATCTGCAAAAACTAATGATCCTGTCCAACAAGGGACCATTGCAATGCTTGGAACATTTATTGACACCATTGTTATTTGCACAATGACTGCTTTAGTAATCATTACTACAGGTGCATATCAAACAGGAGAGTCTGGATCTGATCTTTCAATCACTGCTTTTAATAGTGGAATTGCTGGAAGTGGATGGATTGTTCTTGTTGGTCTAGTTTTATTTGCATTCACTACTGTCCTTGGATGGAGCTTATATGGAGAACGATGCACAGAGTATCTATTTGGAACTAAGGCAATCATGCCTTTCCGATTAGTCTGGGTCTCTGTTGTAGTTATTGGTTCTGTGGCTGGAGATAGAGGGATTGTTTGGGCTGTTGCAGATACTTTAAATGGATTGATGGCTATCCCTAACTTGATAGCTCTTTTACTTCTCTCAAAAACAGTTTTCAAACTTACACGCAATTATCGTTTCAATGATTCAGTTTAG
- the murA gene encoding UDP-N-acetylglucosamine 1-carboxyvinyltransferase, translated as MTLNQDFLSRKYLQVLESQKLSGHIRVSGAKNSSLVLMAAALLADRSVFLSNVPLLTDVEVMSKLLVSMGVELRRNKNQLEIMTSGLSLFSKDLSCEAFHSLRASFFCIGPLLARFGEAKIPLPGGCRIGARPIDEHIQALKALGARVEIQNDYVVAKAISPQKRLIGARIRFNCKSVGATETILMAATLSQGTTILENTAEEPEIQDLATMLNEMGAKIQGAGTSQITIEGVDRLKGCSYTVMPDRIEAGTFLVAAAITRSPLTISPVVPEHLEAVILKLQECGCLIEYSGNTLSVIPRKNLQAVDITTRPFPGFPTDLQAPFMALMTTVKGISKIQETVFENRMQHVGELQRMGATIVLEGNTAVVIGGNNLKATSVTGGDLRSCAAMVLASLAANGTSVIQGLEHLDRGYEDFAEKLNAVGANISRTHSVPLSSQE; from the coding sequence TTGACTCTCAATCAAGATTTTCTTTCTAGGAAGTACTTGCAAGTTCTAGAAAGTCAAAAATTATCTGGTCATATAAGAGTTAGTGGTGCAAAGAATTCTTCTTTGGTCCTTATGGCTGCAGCTTTACTTGCTGATAGGTCTGTTTTTCTTTCTAATGTTCCTCTTCTTACAGATGTTGAGGTTATGTCTAAGTTATTAGTCTCTATGGGTGTAGAGCTAAGACGAAATAAGAATCAATTAGAGATAATGACCAGTGGACTGAGCCTTTTTTCAAAGGATTTGTCTTGTGAAGCTTTTCATTCGCTTAGAGCAAGCTTCTTTTGTATAGGCCCTCTCCTTGCGAGGTTTGGGGAAGCTAAGATTCCATTGCCTGGTGGTTGCAGAATAGGAGCAAGACCTATTGATGAGCATATTCAAGCTTTGAAAGCCTTAGGAGCAAGAGTTGAAATTCAGAATGATTATGTTGTCGCAAAAGCGATTAGTCCTCAAAAACGATTAATCGGTGCACGAATCAGATTTAATTGCAAAAGCGTTGGAGCCACTGAAACCATCTTGATGGCAGCGACTTTGTCTCAAGGGACGACAATTCTTGAGAACACAGCAGAAGAACCTGAGATTCAAGATCTAGCAACGATGTTGAACGAGATGGGTGCCAAGATTCAAGGTGCAGGAACTTCTCAGATCACTATTGAAGGAGTTGATCGTCTAAAGGGATGTAGCTATACTGTCATGCCAGATCGTATTGAGGCCGGGACATTTCTTGTCGCAGCAGCTATTACACGTTCTCCTTTAACTATCTCTCCTGTTGTTCCAGAACACTTAGAAGCTGTGATTTTAAAGCTGCAAGAATGTGGCTGTTTAATCGAATACTCAGGTAACACTCTAAGCGTAATTCCAAGAAAAAATCTTCAAGCAGTAGATATCACCACAAGGCCATTCCCAGGATTCCCGACTGATTTACAAGCTCCTTTTATGGCACTGATGACTACGGTCAAGGGGATCTCGAAAATTCAAGAAACTGTTTTTGAAAACAGAATGCAGCATGTTGGTGAATTACAGAGAATGGGAGCAACGATTGTGCTAGAAGGCAATACTGCTGTTGTTATTGGTGGCAACAATTTAAAGGCAACGTCTGTTACAGGAGGGGACTTAAGATCCTGTGCTGCAATGGTGTTAGCAAGCCTTGCTGCAAATGGAACAAGCGTTATTCAAGGTTTGGAGCACCTCGATAGAGGTTATGAAGATTTCGCAGAAAAGCTCAATGCAGTTGGAGCAAATATTTCAAGAACTCATTCTGTTCCTCTATCTAGCCAAGAATGA
- a CDS encoding response regulator transcription factor: MLLDVLVVEDDFILLDFLYQELSNQINSLGGIVRKASSLDDARKLISQKSPDWILVDLLLPDGSGIELAEEFILNKPNSKVLILTAQADQYVLPATLLKNVHALINKADGLAPLREAVWEILKEVDSTFPELNSLTPRQMEFLHLIGKGLDTAQIAKKLDVSFSTAQTHRRQITRKLKIKGSALVTFAKTLPKSL; encoded by the coding sequence GTGCTGTTGGACGTACTAGTTGTCGAAGATGATTTCATCCTCTTGGATTTCTTATACCAAGAGCTATCTAATCAGATTAATTCTCTAGGAGGAATCGTCAGAAAGGCTTCTTCTCTTGATGATGCACGTAAATTAATTTCCCAGAAAAGTCCTGATTGGATTCTTGTGGACCTACTTCTTCCCGATGGATCAGGTATTGAATTGGCGGAAGAGTTCATTCTAAATAAACCCAACTCAAAAGTTTTAATACTGACTGCACAAGCCGATCAATATGTACTGCCTGCAACTCTTCTAAAAAACGTACATGCATTGATTAATAAGGCTGATGGTTTAGCACCTCTAAGGGAAGCAGTTTGGGAGATATTGAAAGAAGTTGATAGCACTTTCCCAGAATTAAATAGCCTTACTCCAAGACAAATGGAATTTCTTCACCTTATTGGGAAAGGACTAGATACTGCGCAAATCGCCAAGAAGTTAGATGTTAGTTTTTCCACCGCTCAGACACATAGGCGACAAATTACTCGTAAATTAAAAATTAAGGGTTCGGCATTAGTAACCTTTGCAAAGACTCTTCCTAAATCCTTGTGA
- a CDS encoding sensor histidine kinase has translation MRNSILHKERKKAISFVVLNICAIASYFLLAIISKKAFAWESPAITLWPASGLANALAVSYGWNVFPGLVIGNLLGTSFDPQTGFSFQAFMLPVAFAAGAQAALIRWILIRHNILDDSLTRFSKLLTFLLWIGPLGNWPAATTFLLYNLTHADNSVLLSQVFTSSFFWWSGDSLGSLIIFPLLILLLPLNRPIWEDRKIYLLSPLLVLIAVLVSAALIERALLERIQITPALLAPLQDLRLLSNSAWTLLALGMLGLILQISGKSLEQEGLITRSRLAADAAGAVIHEIGQPLIRLRLRLERIVASLEENTDEPLGNSSSCSELKSQAEQSLNELNSVVLNTRSIQDLTLAGIRDSSSADLKDAIATSATQLRQELDRLDQDLNISISNQLPNVSAGQIQLQAAIRNLLSNASKAAGENGVIRVSVSYSSNYVYCEIEDSGIGFNPLNMPDGKKRFKSHSNGMGLGLMIVQRVVDDNGGRIHFTNSEELRGAKVKIWLKPS, from the coding sequence GTGAGAAACTCTATTCTTCATAAAGAACGAAAGAAAGCAATATCTTTTGTTGTTCTGAATATTTGTGCAATAGCATCCTATTTTCTTCTCGCAATTATTTCCAAAAAAGCATTTGCTTGGGAGTCACCAGCTATAACACTTTGGCCAGCATCAGGATTAGCTAATGCATTAGCAGTTTCTTATGGATGGAATGTATTTCCTGGACTAGTAATTGGTAATTTACTTGGCACCTCTTTTGATCCACAGACAGGTTTTTCTTTTCAAGCATTTATGCTCCCAGTAGCCTTTGCCGCTGGGGCTCAAGCAGCTTTGATCCGTTGGATATTAATACGCCACAACATTTTAGATGATAGTCTGACTCGTTTTTCGAAACTGCTCACTTTCCTTTTATGGATTGGTCCGTTAGGGAATTGGCCTGCCGCTACGACCTTCCTTTTATACAATTTGACTCATGCAGATAATTCAGTCCTTTTAAGTCAAGTATTTACAAGTTCATTCTTCTGGTGGAGTGGAGACTCCCTTGGCTCACTGATCATTTTCCCTTTACTTATATTGCTTTTGCCATTAAATCGTCCAATTTGGGAGGACCGAAAAATATATCTTCTAAGCCCACTCCTTGTTTTGATAGCTGTACTTGTTTCCGCAGCATTGATAGAACGAGCACTGCTAGAAAGAATTCAAATCACTCCTGCACTATTAGCACCTCTTCAAGATTTAAGACTTTTGTCAAATTCTGCTTGGACTCTCCTGGCTCTTGGAATGCTTGGCTTAATTTTGCAAATATCAGGCAAATCTCTTGAACAGGAAGGACTTATAACTCGTTCCCGTTTAGCTGCAGATGCAGCAGGTGCTGTTATTCATGAAATTGGACAGCCATTAATTCGTTTACGATTACGGCTTGAAAGAATTGTTGCTTCCTTGGAGGAAAATACAGATGAACCACTTGGGAATTCATCTTCTTGTTCAGAGCTGAAGAGTCAAGCGGAACAAAGCCTAAATGAATTAAATTCTGTAGTTTTAAATACTAGATCCATTCAAGATTTAACCTTGGCAGGGATCCGGGATTCAAGTTCAGCAGATCTAAAAGATGCAATAGCGACATCAGCTACACAACTTCGACAAGAGTTAGATCGTTTAGATCAAGACTTGAATATCTCAATAAGCAATCAATTACCTAATGTGAGCGCTGGACAAATTCAATTGCAAGCTGCTATTAGGAATCTCCTCTCTAATGCAAGTAAAGCTGCTGGCGAGAACGGTGTCATTCGTGTATCTGTTAGTTATTCCTCTAACTATGTTTACTGTGAAATTGAAGATTCAGGCATTGGGTTTAATCCTCTTAATATGCCTGATGGCAAGAAAAGGTTTAAGTCTCATTCAAATGGAATGGGGCTTGGCTTAATGATCGTTCAAAGAGTTGTAGACGATAATGGCGGAAGGATTCACTTTACGAATTCAGAAGAACTTAGGGGCGCAAAAGTAAAGATTTGGCTAAAACCAAGTTAA
- a CDS encoding Zn-dependent protease: MKRLLLLLSLMICLDALDAEELNQVAHRKCKLRSGNDYENCYRYFSRIYPTKNTDPISSNNKHQPLIVNLKNFGDPSSDIADKDFLKLHFKLMYAYWLEHARKRGANLPLPTLRLDNGYLMGCGKRLVSKSPNIYCPDSSEITLDVRPLIRGFSDRQSLNLSYLSLAILSHEFGHHVNQHIGREKYRSNEENEADWRAGKYLAYVISNKLMPLEGLTNGANLFFSVGDFHLHSEHGNPKGRFKAFMNGFNDESMGIGSFAGEWLQDTNETFSKRIHKSYSINTDILYFDVYRFEIDRSRQIAGNIFAGVIGVLNCSQGNKEDCAHSLLYQGKAKPEGWFRKQRMIINCQSNTFDIEGDEFKSQSINSDGKGQAQYLSQRDC, translated from the coding sequence ATGAAACGCCTGCTGCTACTCCTATCTTTGATGATTTGCTTGGATGCCTTAGATGCTGAAGAGCTAAACCAAGTAGCGCATAGAAAATGCAAATTAAGGAGTGGTAATGATTACGAAAACTGCTACCGTTATTTTTCTCGGATTTATCCAACAAAAAATACCGATCCTATTTCTTCTAATAATAAACATCAACCTTTGATAGTTAATCTCAAGAATTTTGGTGATCCAAGTAGTGATATTGCCGACAAAGACTTTTTGAAACTTCATTTCAAATTGATGTATGCATACTGGCTTGAGCATGCGAGAAAGCGAGGTGCGAATTTACCTCTCCCGACACTACGCTTAGACAATGGTTATCTTATGGGATGTGGTAAAAGACTAGTTTCTAAATCCCCCAACATTTATTGTCCTGATTCTAGTGAAATCACTCTTGATGTAAGGCCATTAATTAGAGGTTTTAGCGATAGACAAAGCCTTAACTTGAGTTATCTAAGTTTGGCAATTTTGTCTCATGAATTTGGGCATCATGTTAATCAACATATTGGTAGAGAAAAGTATCGTAGCAATGAAGAAAATGAAGCTGATTGGAGAGCTGGTAAGTACTTAGCATATGTAATCTCTAACAAGTTAATGCCTTTAGAAGGATTAACTAATGGTGCAAATCTCTTTTTTAGTGTTGGAGATTTTCATTTACATTCAGAGCATGGTAACCCAAAAGGTAGATTTAAGGCTTTCATGAATGGCTTCAATGATGAATCTATGGGTATAGGTAGTTTTGCTGGAGAATGGCTACAAGATACTAATGAGACCTTCTCCAAAAGAATTCATAAAAGCTACAGCATTAATACTGACATATTGTATTTTGATGTTTATAGATTTGAAATCGACAGGAGTAGGCAAATTGCTGGAAATATTTTTGCAGGTGTCATTGGCGTGCTGAACTGTTCACAAGGCAATAAGGAAGACTGTGCTCATTCACTACTTTATCAAGGGAAAGCCAAGCCTGAAGGTTGGTTCAGAAAGCAGAGAATGATCATTAACTGTCAAAGCAACACCTTTGATATTGAGGGCGACGAATTTAAGAGTCAATCAATAAATTCAGATGGAAAAGGGCAGGCTCAATACTTATCTCAAAGAGATTGCTAG
- a CDS encoding small RNA NsiR4-regulated ssr1528 family protein, with the protein MDFSGPDAIDKAIEVGLDLDGSKIPLEMLNLYREVMDKEGARKRSGVKKSMRNRIVRSGAKHFDQDTLHKRLVEAGWEGLKQKEIEFFFG; encoded by the coding sequence ATGGATTTTTCTGGACCTGATGCAATTGATAAAGCTATTGAAGTTGGCCTAGATCTCGATGGCAGTAAAATTCCTTTAGAGATGCTCAATCTTTACCGAGAAGTTATGGATAAAGAAGGGGCCAGAAAAAGGAGTGGAGTTAAAAAATCAATGCGAAATCGAATTGTTCGATCAGGAGCAAAACACTTCGATCAAGACACACTGCATAAGCGGCTTGTGGAAGCTGGTTGGGAAGGGTTAAAACAAAAGGAGATTGAATTCTTCTTTGGATGA
- a CDS encoding DUF2905 domain-containing protein, giving the protein MQKLLITLGLGIAAIGVLYPYLKEVGIGQLPGDIALKGENSTFYFPVISCIAISLIVSILLNLFRSS; this is encoded by the coding sequence ATGCAAAAACTACTTATTACACTCGGACTTGGAATTGCAGCCATAGGTGTTCTCTATCCTTACTTAAAGGAGGTAGGTATAGGTCAATTGCCTGGTGACATAGCTTTGAAAGGTGAGAATTCAACCTTTTATTTTCCAGTTATTAGTTGTATTGCTATCAGTTTGATTGTTTCGATCCTGCTTAATTTGTTCCGATCCTCCTAA